A window from Gossypium raimondii isolate GPD5lz chromosome 7, ASM2569854v1, whole genome shotgun sequence encodes these proteins:
- the LOC105761364 gene encoding uncharacterized protein LOC105761364, whose translation MRQEEKKGQYTNSKKFTDYEARYSSIEKLCCALKVVKGSTIADFLASRALEDYEPLTFDFPNEDLMYVAATEESPQIDHVWKLNFHGASNAMGNGIGAVLVSPSRDHYPIASKLDFDCTNNVTEYEACIMGIHAAIERKIKVLKVYRDSVLVIYQLKGEWETRDPKLISYRKMVLELMDEFDDITFCYLPREENEMADALATLASMIRVNKLEDKKPIEEKVDHPWYLNILQYAKNREYPNQETENDKRALRRTAIDYVLDGEILYKKGKDQVLLRCVDAAKARKILEEVYESICETHANGFTMAR comes from the exons ATGAGAcaggaagaaaagaaagggcAATATACTAACAGCAAGAAATTCACCGATTATGAAGCGAGATACTCGTCTATCGAGAAGTTATGTTGTGCCCTG AAAGTCGTGAAAGGGAGCACAATAGCTGACTTTTTAGCTAGCAGAGCCTTGGAGGATTATGAGCCTTTGAcatttgattttccaaatgaggatttgatgtatgtggcagcCACTGAAGAAAGTCCCCAAATAGATCATGTGTGGAAGTTAAATTTTCATGGAGCCTCAAATGCTATGGGTAACGGAATTGGGGCAGTTCTGGTATCTCCAAGCAGAGATCATTATCCTATTGCTAGCAAACTGGATTTTGATTGTACGAACAATGTgacagaatatgaagcatgcatTATGGGCATTCATGCAGCCATCGAACGTAAAATCAAAGTACTAAAAGTGTATAGGGATTCCGTATTAGTGATATACCAGCTCAAAGGAgaatgggagacaagagacCCTAAACTGATCAGTTATCGAAAGATGGTTCTTGAATTGATGGatgagtttgatgacatcactttCTGTTACCTTCCGCGAGAGGAAAACGAGATGGCTGATGCGTTGGCCACCCTAGCTTCTATGATCCGAGTGAACAAGTTGGAAGACAAAAAGCCTATAG AGGAAAAAGTTGATCATCCTTGGTATCTGAATATCTTACAATATGCGAAAAATCGTGAGTATCCAAATCAGGaaacggagaatgataagagagCATTGAGAAGAACGGCcattgactatgtcttagatggagagatcctatacaaaaaaGGGAAGGATCAGGTACTGCTAAGATGTGTGGACGCAGCGAAAGCTAGAAAAATTCTGGAAGAGGTCTATGAGAGTATCTGTGAAACGCATGCaaatggtttcacaatggccagatag